CCCcgaatagcatcaaatttctctcaattagcaaaccaatgacactctaatgtctctgataccatgtgagattttgccaagatatagaggcaatggaaagcacaaatagagaaaacaaaatagatgatagaaataaactatactctatcaagatgaaaatactgatcaactggatcatcaagtgattgttgattgattgcccgtacaaacaatgtagatgatcctacttatataggcaaggcttatggatatgtgagcacacaaacatgacatgtggctcaataagaaacaagagtaggtaggaaataggtgtgggtaggtaggataaataatataatagtccacatgaggtggatcacccactaaatgtggagtgtaacaacaagatcacaccataaaaggtggaaattctcctacacacactatcccaatgtggtacaaacacccaagtgtctcatacccaaactactatgaaatgcatttgctAAGTAAActcaagtaaggtgtaataatatccaagatgaataattatttacaccaacacatacaataatgatttcaacctgaaagtgttcatagatgctgattgggctggtaatgtagatgaccggaacaacacaactagtggtgcattctttctcggtggaagactggtctcatggatgagtaaaaagcagagttgtatctctcagtctacatcaaaagtggagtatgttgcatcttttatgaactgcacccagactatttggatgaagcatgtattgaatggcttcaaagttcctctatctgaactggtaagtatattctatgataatacaagtgcaattaacatatccaagaatccagttttatatgctagaaccaagcactttgaactcaagtatcatttcttgagggaaaaggttcagaacaaagaggtggtattggaacatgtttccagtaaggagtagttagcagacatattcaccaagcctctatcgaaggctacttTTGCCTATCTGGGAGGTGAGCTAGGGGTGccgccccttcaagaggtaatctaaaggtttgtgctccacatcagtcagatcttactttgctacaTCTTTTcacgattgatgtgttgaaggatgctactcctcaaggggagcaacatagtggaacacgGTAgcgtgtgcctccactttggaattgttgttaaagggggagaagatatgaagtggaaaagatatctgtagtattaagaagaagatgtgatgcagaaagagagatatctttgtatattgccatcaatgccaaagggggagattgttggcatatgtgcagaatatgttgacatgatgatattgtgttgtcattgatgtcaatatgctgaaagagaattggtagtatgctaaagagtgaacaggattattgaagGTAAGCAACTAAttgtgaactgacatatgtgaaaaagtgaagcggtatgcttgtccaagtgaaccggtatgatgttgtgaaccgaaaccagtatgttggaatgagaactggtatatgaaaTGTTTTgaatctagggttcatatggcataactaccagttggtagtctcagcttcagggtttccggttgaagtgtttcgagcctgtatatttcaactgatggcattgtgtgatgagttagcattgtaatagagatcagattatgttgccacgtcagcctcgtgcacatgaaggatattgaatgaaggagattgatcctatctacctcgggaatgtgcgaagtctctgcaaatggtggagaacgcatgatgggttatcacctccaagaagtggtgaagaatgaatgatggagaatgtcttgagatctgttcaagaccgttgtattcaaatgcaaagtgttcaatggtcaggattgaaccgactaaatttcttaaccaaagtgtttagggtttagggtttatgctaccgacctatttgtttcctataaggtcgatgtggtgtttcatgctgaggttgttggaaaatgttgtgtgtgtatctatgtgtagagatacatgattcttgccagaccagttgagaggattgatacctacatagtgtgtgtgcagaagggagaaactaaagcggatctacattggcattaagtgctattaccagatcattgtaatacctattgatctcgaatcacttcaacagttggaaaatcccttaacagggtagctttaaccaacttgctgtaaatcctttaacagggtgactcaaagccattgagttcataaaatcctttaacaaggtaacctctaaaagGGTTTAagccttaaccgggtgatccctaacaggatcggttcctaacagaaccgtttgtaacagtctttaactggactaggcttctaatagagaagacttctaaagagttcaaaatagcttgtgggtattcatccccaccgtggtttttcccagttgggtttccacgtgaaaaatatatgtgtcatgtgtgatgtccttttcatgtgatgttttgttgttttctatcaagtggtgaatcatgttgatctagcaagttattatatctttgatgatatattaTCCATTTATgaataaggacaaagtggaaatgtgggagtaggttgtatgaaaagctaagaattttgactggttcatgtctttcatagttgcactgtgtttaaccggtagtagtctggtttggaccggtgttagggattgctagtagtcaaaccggtttaggaaaagtttttgtgcctatactgattcaccccacctctcagtaccggtttggtactcactattcatcactaagttatcacaaaatccatgcttatatcctcccaaggtcttaccggtactatcaaaggtttatacaatcccacattctgattaCTGCCCTTTGTaaattgacaaactctacaactctgcacatatctcttaacattctTATGAATCTAgagccaaaagtactactcactcaccaatgctactattttgtcaatgccaaaatgtccagctaaacctccactatgtttctcctttatcagattctccctcatagaactcttaggtatgcacaactgaactcctctaactAACATCCCATCCTAGATGAAGTAATCTAACCATTTTCTTttgtctaccataaccggttctctacatgctttccaagaatCTGTAAAAtctaggtcttcatcatacaaggtcttcaaatcttcaaatcctaatattgtcactctcatctatgtTAGCAAATTTcttcctactcaatgcattagcaactttgttagatttcccacttctatgcttcaacacaaaggtgtaactctgcaagaattctaccgatctcatatgtctttgattcaacttactctgactgatCAAATACTGGAAGGCTTGACGATTTGTAtaaaacacaaactccttaggcaataggtgtctccacttcttcaaggcttgaactatggcataaaactcctaatcatatattgaatatctccttcggacatcattcaatttctcattgaaataagctactactctttcttcttgactcaagactgctcctattgttgctcacttgcatcacaatctacttgaaatactttattgaaatctaatATCTAACACATGAtgctcaatcactttctgcttcaacagttcaaaacttttgtttgctctggtggtcaattggaattccttctgatctcctctcatggtcttagtcatagggttacaaactgaactgaaatttctaataaacttccggtaaaaactagccaatccatgaaatgatcttacctctccaatgctttctggtgtaggccattcaacaattaatttcactttctcaaggtccatcttcaaaccatcctcagatatcacaaatcccaaatagactaactcatccttcatgaaagtgcacttcttgatattgatcaacaacttctcctctctcaacctctatagaacttgtcttaactacaacaaatgctcctcttttgtcatactaaaaatcaaaatgtcatccaaatacgcAATagaaaacttacccaagaatttcttcaacacctcattcaccagcctcatgaaagtactcggtgcattagtcaatccaaaaggcatcacctaccattcatacagtccttcatttgtcttaaatgttgtcttccactcatcaccttctctgatcctaatctgatgatatccactcttcaaatctatctttgtaaagtatttttatcCACTCAAACagttcattatgtcatccatcctaggcaaaggaaaccgatatttcactgtgatattgtttattgctcttgaatcaatacacattctccattctccattcttcttaggtgctaatactactggtattGTACAAGGGCTCAGattttccctaatcaaacctttcttcaacaactcctgcacttgtctattcagttcttcattctctatcaatgtcaactggtgtgtagctttgttaggcaaactagctctgggaaccaagtctatgcaatgactaatacttctcataggtggcaatccatcaggtatatctgaaatgatgtcctcatattctattagCAAATCTCTTACCTCTTTTGAGTGTTCTCCTTTCGATTCTGATCTCTTAGTCTTCTTAAGAATTAAGAAAACACACACAATttcatgtcttagtccatccaggaatttccttccatctactaaacaaattctagcattcgtacaaacttcattcttcaaaggttcctccaaaggcaacaaggtttgcttcatcccattggtcaCAATactgtatgtattcttcctcccatcatgtactgtctgtctatcaaactgccaaggtctacccaacaaaagatgacaaatatccataggcataatctCACAGAAGACTTCATcttgataattcccaattttcaatttcaccaaacattattcacttactaacaacttatgttcatcctgaatccatgctatctggtaaggcttagggtgtttcaatctctccaacttcaacttattcaccatttcttttgaaacaagattatctgaactaccactaccaataacaactttacaaaacttaccgaataccttacatctagtattgaatagattcttcctctgcaaaggctcttcatctcctcctatATGACACAAAGCTCCTCATCACCAACACTTCTCCATCTTTtgatttattgtctgatccggtgagATTTTCTTCCACCACAACTACTCTTCCAGTattttttgtcttcttacactcgaatgcacgatgtccttctcctccacacttaaagtaggttcctTTGAATGTcgtcttgtcttgtcttccaaagttctcattccgataACCATCCGATTCtgtcctccggtagaaatttctatcatccttccgatatgaattacctttTTTTCTCACTTCCTTTTCCTTGCTTTGATTTGTACGGGTTCCTCTTCccccttgaaatcttcctcctataaaccttccacctctacctctctttctttgctcatgtcttttatttaacttctcttctgcctttagggcatactgataagcctcttcaacactctccaatttgatcatactcaattcatcatgtctagacatccacaatccattcaaatatcttgcaaattgttcaactccatcatcaacatgttcagatctgatgttcaacttgtaaaatgcttcagtgtactccttcacactagattccttttgtctcaaattctgcaacttctagaacatatccacttgataattcattggcacaaactttgatttcaaattagcaatcatctgatctcatgtcttaatcttctctttacctcttctttgtctatcaacttgaaaatgcttccaccaaagagatgcatgacctttcaatcgggtacaagcctatttcaccttcctctcttctgcagtgttttttaaaattgaaatacttctccattgcttcatttgaatctaacttcccatcatattctggtggggtaaaatgaggtatagtattcaccctactcaaaacccttaaaaacctttccttaTCCGAATCAATCAtcggtaggtttgcttgttctagcaaagcttcttctccttcatgttcacttacatcttcaatatgtcagcctcttctctaggctttctccatggcttctaaccaggcttctattcctcacaacatctccatcatagtagggtttgcattcccacctGCTCCAGCATTCCTATCTCCTCTCTGCACCATCGTTCACACTATTCATCTACAACTGTAGGTTAGATatgcaatccgccaccctacaacaaaattttaggacacgcaacctctggaatgaaacttcgctctaataccacttgaagtagtcacccatgaggagggacctcaaagagatcaatccagaccggtcagcaagagtaaacataatgaaaacacaaagatatgatggaggcaatgcagaactgattgttttattgtatgaaattcgattacatccaattggtaacaaccgggttacaacataccggctcataggcctagtagaataggtcacaaccgagaccttgaatcttatgatctatctactatgcacaatctagctacttgTTTCTCTGATCTATTACATTCTAATGTGTAATTACAAATacatatatcaatccaaaggatctagtcggcccaaaagggatcaaaacccaaagaacaagacctaacatcaaaataacaaggttggcctctgccaagagattcctccaaaaatacaaaggatgaaatgtagattgcgggaaaaggtcaaccacatggcaaggaacatcaaaatcaatgcccaaggctctgcaagatttagaaggggttctggtagatcaccagaataggtccaggcaactaataacaaaggaacaatcggtaacaggaaactgtcatggaaatcggTAGTGATATCttaccgaaaaatgatccaaatgtgatgcggtctggaagcaagaaagatgatcaagtcttcgagTATAATACAACTCCATAGGATTtggtgagccaaaattgggacacacagaaagtaaaactgaaactacaaacagaaaggaaaatgtttttggttgatggaagatttctatgaaccgaggatgctcttgcatcattgaCAGTGCACCTAAATGATCCAGAGGATCAACGACATCTAACAAAGAGGGAGCAGTAGGAACACAAATTGTCAAGATAGAAACAACACTAACCATAGAGATATGGATGCCAAGGCTGGGGCCATAGGGGTCAAGTTGACATGAACCACTGAAACAGGGACATCAATTGAAGAGAGGCATGTCAAAGTTGTAGGAGAGTACATAGTCAAGTCTGAATCCAATGGGAAGACAATGAGATGATACCTTTAAGTATCTTTCCACTAGGCAAGATAGGAGAAAAGTCGAGAACCATGAGACTAGGAAGAGAACAAGTGTCAAGTTGCAAAGTATTGTCTATATCTGAGTGAGATCCCTTGATAGTCTAGGAGTTGTATCCACTCTAACTCATAAACCATTAGAGAAATATCAATAGAAATTCATTTGGAAAGGTCCAAATCCACAAAAAATCTTGTAAAGGAGGTATGGGAGAAAAGGTCGGTATGAGGGTCAACTTTAATAAAGCAATCCAATTTGTTGCCAATGGATACATAGGCAATAGATAACTagaagtggatagggaggtaggaAAGCCTAGCCGAGGTAGGGGAAAAGTCAATAGAATCCACAAGGAGATTGAAAGGGGGAGTCTAAGGGTAGAGAGACAGAGCATGAGAACTCcatttccaaaaggccacaaaaATACCATGAGCACATAGATAAATTTCTATTTTACTTAACACCAATGAGTTGTAGTGTTCAAAGATCTAAGAGTGTAGCACTGAAAGAGAAAGCCACAATTGGTTAAATATTCCAATGAGTGCTAGTTTTTCAAAATATGAAATGCAGTCCAAAATCTCCTTGCTTAAAACCACTTCCGAGATAAAGGAGACTCGGCGGAGGCCAAAAGATATGGTATTTTGTTTACTACAACAAATAATTTAAGGCTACTAAGATACACTAATAATTATTGGGTAGGAagtatagatgatagaaagagaataTTTGGATATGTGTTCCATTTGGGTTCAAGAGTCATTTCATGGGCTTACAAGAAACTACCTATAGCTTCTATTTCCATAGTTGAAGCTGAGTATATAGCAACATGTCAGACTATTTGGATATAGAGGATCTTAGTAGATTTGAAAGAAGAACAAGATGATAGCACAATACTATTTTGTTATAATGTATCATCAATTCCCTTGACAAAGAATTCAGTCTTCCATGGATGAAGCAAACCCATTGAAATTGGATATCATTTGTTAAGAGAGCTAATTgagtatggaaaaaaaaaaatttagcattGTAAGTTTGAGtagcaacttgcaaatatttttataaTGTCACTCATAAGAAATAGTTTTGAGTACTTGAAAAGCAAATTGAATAGATGATAACGACAAGAATCACAAAATTTCAAGACTAAAGAAACATACACCGTAAACACCAATATTATAGATATTTATATTCcaactaatttatttttaaattttgttattatacataattttttattataatctaACATACACATTAAACCTACTTTATTAActtattatactatatatattatcTTTAATCTCATTATCGTTTATAAATATTATGAGCATAAATCTCAAATTTCAACAAACCAACCCACCCATCTACTCGGTCATCTACCATATCCAGCTTGATTTTGTATTTAATAGGTTTGATGACGCACTAAGTGCTCCCTCATCCTTTTATGTGTAAAATATATATTGTAAAAGTGAAGCAGCAATACAATTAATAAATTACAGATAGAGGAAATGACCATCAAATCTCAATTTCAAACTTATATGCAACATAACTGAATATTACTTGAAGATAGTTCAATTTTGTTAAATCTGAAAATAGTAAAGTTTTATTAGTCATCCATTCCATTTTCTACGAAAATTTGAAATGGAGGAAAAGAAGAAAACTCACATTCTGTAAATATTTCAACTCAATGTTATTATTTTACGCACATTCCATACTGATATATAATCCATTTTGACTGTTAGATATTGCAACCACAAAACTTTATAAACAAACTTTTTTCATTAAATTCTGTATAAAACATCTTTGAACTGTCCAACAGCTTCATCATTTAGCTACAGACTATATTTAGAATATAGAATGTGAATAAAGTTACTATTAGTATTCTCCTATTGCATATAATATGTCAAATTGACATGGTCAAATCCAAGTTAATAGTGTTTCCTGTTCTAAAGCCACCTGTAATTGATCCATGGTGACTTTCTGGACAATTAATCATTTTGTTAGCAGCAAAATCATTGTGAGGAATCTCCCATTGTTTTTTATTCTGTTGAGAAATAGCTGTTTTCCCACTCTTCTGATTCGGTCTTTCTACCAATGATGGTTCCGAAGGGACCCTCCAATTTAATGGTTGTTGAATATTTATTTGTTGACATTGCTCATTTGATAATAATAAGCGAAGAAAATCCTCCAAGTTGTTGGCCTGTCAAAGAGAAACAATAAATTGAAAAGAACCCAAGAGaagaatttaatattttattgatgTATCAAAGACTACAATATATTTATTCATGTAGATTTCAAAGAGATAGACTGCGACAGGGAATCTAAAAACTTATTCAAAACAACCTCCATGTCATCTCCCATTAAAATAGAgaaaaaagcttgaaaatgaacgTAGTacaaatttattatattaattcTTAAAACTGACCTTGAAACTTGTCTGTGATGACGCCTGGTTCAAATTTCCTTGGTTGCAACCATGGGTTGTACTAGAATTCTCTGAAGGCTTGaatattttcctttgatcatgaaATGCATCTTGTATAATTTGATTCATATTATTTTCTCCATAGCTTTTCAGTAGAGGAATATGACATTGACTCGAAACCGAACCATCTCCGAAGTTATCATTTTGCATGTGATTTTCATTGCTTTGGCTTATTAGTGCATGGTGACCTGTTGAAGTAGTGTTTTCCAGATCTGTAACTTCTTCACCTGCCGTGCCAAAATATTCAGCCTCTTCGGTCAATAACCTGTGCCAACAAAGGAGAGAATATGATACAAAATATATGAAACAAGAAGATTTTCCAATGTGAAAGAAATAAAATCCTACCATATAATAGAAATTATGTTTTGTGTGGACTGGAATaaaaaaagaatgaaaaagaatagtaTATATGAATCAGAAAGAAGAGAGGATATATCTAGTTTTATACTTAAGTTGTAACTGTAGTGTTATGAGTTTTTATAAGTGGATCTTAGTTGTAACTTGGGATTTTTTTAtgtctttttattattattaatggaATAATATAACATACGTTCATAAAGGTAAGTTGAAAAAGGTCAGATTGTTAGAGTCTACAGTGAAAAACTTAAAACAAATCATAAGAATAGGCAGCTACATGACAATAACTAATGCACTAGTCAAAAGATAGAGGGGGTCCTAAATATTTGTTTTACTAAATACATCATGGGATCCAAAAGTGTCAATGGAAAGATCCCAGCCAGAATTACAGTcatcttcatttatttattttcattataaTGTTAATTATCCTAAATAGAGAGTATAGTAGCCCAATAAGAAAGGGATTCTTTTAGTATTTGGCCAACTAGTAAACCCATGGCTATGAGCTTGGTGAGAAGCAAAGTGGTTGTAAGGGTTGTGACCATCTTTGATGAATTCAGTCATTGGCTCTCATGAGAGACATTGTAAAGCATGAGAACGTGTATCATGGTTTTTATTACTATGATTGTgtcatgaatgattattacaagGTCAAGAACATCCTTGACTAAAGGCAAGAGTTAAAGGAACTCTAGCATCTTTGCACAAAGCATTACCCCAATGACTCAAAAGAACGTTAAGATGTGCCACCTCAAGTACAACCTTGTTAGCTTGCACCTAGATATGTATAAGAAGATTGGAACAAATTATTACCTTCTTATAAACTGAAAAATTAGAATCAAATGAATTTTTATAAAATAGAAAAGAAGTTCTATCCTTCCACATGTTGAAAATAATTTTCACCTTGAAATGGTGCCAAATTTTAGTATGTTGAAAGGGGACTTAGGTCAATCCCCTAGTAAACCCACATACCATGAGAACAACTCTAGCTAAAAGGGTTTGAAAAAATCATAAGTCTAGACATACACAACGTAAGTCTTGGTATCAAAGAAGTTGCACAGGgtcttcctaatttaattaaaaaatgggcATTGGAAATCCTTTAACATCATACAAGTTAATCCATAACTAATTGTTAGAACTTGGTATCAAAGAAGTTGCACGGGgtcttcctaatttaattaaaaaaataggcaTTGGAAATCCTTTATCATCATACAAGTTAATCCATAACTAATTGTTAGAACTTGGAATACAATACACCAAACAACATGAGAAAGCTTCAGCTCTAGAATAGCCAGCCAAATAAGTTGAAACCTATAGTAGCAAGTGCTCAAAAGAGGACAACTATGTAACTACCTCTAGTTTAATGTAGGCACCATAGGTACAAGTTCGGAGAGAAGTAGGAGTAGCTCTTTTGAGACTTGTAATTATGATATGATGTGTAAAAATGTCACTTCTAATATTTACATATTGGCTTGAAATATTAAATAGTAGATATATGAATTACATCTTGAGGAACACAAATAATAACAACATGGAAGCTTACAATGTCCAAGTTTGACAAAAAAATATTATCTTTCATTTAAGGATATGTAAGAAAATTCTCATCCTTCTAGAAAAAAGTCTAAAAGAGTTTTGATTCCCTTCTTAAAAACACTCATTGAAGCGCGGACCCACAAATTCCTAGCTACACAATCATCTTGATAAAAAACAATAGGAtgccattatatagactattgaTTAATAAAAAGCCAAGAGGAAAATTCATTTCAATTCTAGACCAACAACAGTTTGATGGCTTCCTAGTCTCTCAAAATGCTTTTCATCACTAAAGTACCTAAATTTAGATAGTTTTCTTCATGAAAAGAAGGGTTTGTAGGTCAATCCCCTTCCAATAATGTCTACCATAGAGAATTCCTTTAATGTTGCAAtgaagcaaaaaaaaataaaattagacgTAATTTACTTAAGAGCTTAGATAATTTACTTGGCACAAAAGGATAATCTTTGTTTTTGAGTATAAATCAAGCCTATCATTTCAAAGTTATGAGGGAAACAACAAAAATTCCAAGCTACATGCTCAAAATTCATATTAATCTCATATTATTCCCAAATAAATTTCCTAAGAATATTTTTGAGTTTTAGGTAGGATGATTTAGAAGGAACCTAGCATGAGTAGAAAAACATTAGTAGTTATCAAAATATTTGAGTACACATAGAATTTCCCTTCCAACAATATATTCCTAGTATCCAATAACCCATGTACttttaaatcataaaaataaaaacctGCCATAAAGAAGATGGGGATGattgaaaagagaaaaaaaaatccaGGAATTTACAAATATCTCCATGATCAATCTAACTCCAACAAAAGTGTCAAGCTAGGGTGTCCTAGGGGAGAAGAATTTCATATAATATTGATTTTCTACCATTAAAATTAACACTTTATAGAAAAGATTTAGACAATGTTAGGGTTTATTCATGTTAAATTTATCATCCAAAAGAGTA
This genomic stretch from Cryptomeria japonica chromosome 8, Sugi_1.0, whole genome shotgun sequence harbors:
- the LOC131062435 gene encoding uncharacterized protein LOC131062435 — protein: MSNRERRGSVRQYIRSTFPRLRWTPYLHDCFVNVVERLGGRDKATPKLVLEMMNVKGLRISHIKSHLQMYRSTKNDEENFGCLTAESDPKFLLKQQIRSFQEHSVINNYGYQRSLTRLLTEEAEYFGTAGEEVTDLENTTSTGHHALISQSNENHMQNDNFGDGSVSSQCHIPLLKSYGENNMNQIIQDAFHDQRKIFKPSENSSTTHGCNQGNLNQASSQTSFKANNLEDFLRLLLSNEQCQQINIQQPLNWRVPSEPSLVERPNQKSGKTAISQQNKKQWEIPHNDFAANKMINCPESHHGSITGGFRTGNTINLDLTMSI